In Miscanthus floridulus cultivar M001 chromosome 8, ASM1932011v1, whole genome shotgun sequence, the sequence GGCTAAACAATGGAATTTGACAATTAATTTTAGCCAAGcggttggagttgctcttaggtgAAAATGAAAACTTTAATAATTTCTTTAATTAGTAGATCTCTAAATATTCCCGTCTTTTATCTTAGATTTCTCACTAACCAAAGATAAATAATAGGATTGGTGGCTCTTTAGAGTGTGCATAAGTTATAGAAAAAATATTGAAGGATAGAAAGATACCGAAAacgttttttatttaaaaatattTTTAGGGACTTCATCCAACGAGCCAAAGCCCAGACAGCCCAGTGCCCACTGCCGACACGGTGGTTATCTCGAAAGCCGGAGAAAGACCTGAAAGGGACTTCCAGTCTTCCAATATGTAGTCAGCAGATTAGGTAACTGATTCCAATATGTACAAGTCAGCAGATTAGGCATCTGATTCGACAACGCGTGAAACATACGTCTCAGCGACCCATCTGTAGCACGGAGAATGTTGACTCATCTCAAGAGAAAAAAGGCATCACAAATCATGAGCAAACACCACCCATATTTCTGTGACAAAAATCCATGTACGGCACTAGATATGATTCAGGACCGTGTGCAAAGACCCTGAAGAAACAAGTGAACTGCAAATTTCAGATGAACAAGAACGTTTCAGAGGGGAAACCACCACTTACTCTGCGAGACGAAAACTGTATAACCTCATATATGTACCAAACCAAAGACAAGAGTATATAGCTATATATGCGGGCTGAATATATACAGCGAAGCAACCAACACCCCCCTTATTCCCCTAATTACACAACCATGGTAGGCGGGGGCACTAGCAGGAGTAGTGCGGCTGGTGCAGGGTCCTCTTCATCTTATCAAGGATCCCGGCAGCCTTCCGCCGTGCCCTTGAAGTGCCATTCTGCGTGAGCCAGGCCAGGGACCCGTTCAGCTTCTCGTGCTCCGCAACCTCTCTCAGTTTGGTGCGGTCGTACATACAGACCGCGAAGAGCACCGCAACTGCATTCTCCTTGTTGCGCTTGCACTGGTCTTCCTTTATAACATGGAGCATGGAGGCCACGCCACCAGTCTCGCCGATCTCCTCTACTGTCTCATGGTCGCCCGACAGCAGGGCAAGGATGGCCAGAGACTCGTCCACGAGCGAGTCATCGGTGATGGCCTTCAGGGTCACGTCAATAACACCACTCTTGGTGGCCCTTGATTTGTTCTCGTGCAACATGCAGAGGTTGAATATAGCTGAAGCTGCATCTTTCTTCGCTATCATGCTGCCATGTTCGAGGAGATCCACCAGAGGTCTCATCACGCCTAGTTCGCCGATCTTCACCTTGTTGCTGTCAAGGGCAGATAAACTGAAGATGGCAGCTGCAGCATTGCTCCGGGCCTCCATGGTTCCTGATTGTAAGGTCCTTATGAGGAACCGGATTGCCAATGGGTCATCTCCAATAATCTTCTTGTTGCTCTCATGAATAGAAAGATTAAGAATAGTTGTCACCATATCCTCCAGAACTTCTGCATTGTTTTCTAGCTCTGGGTTGGATGCTATGGAAATCATCTGTGAGATTGAATCCGGTTTCTCTCCTATGGCTGCTCTTAGTGAACTGTTGCACTTAGTCAGCAGCCTGAGATCTTTAATGGCTTCCCTCTGCTCAGATAGGTTTGACGACGATGCGATCCTCTCAAATATTTTACTAA encodes:
- the LOC136477330 gene encoding U-box domain-containing protein 9-like codes for the protein MAKPTPVASAEEAAAMRRRLRRLVAAVAAGSADAEAFDEAAEALAKLRDAELGPRKDNRAGDGYGDGGQNKRRTEAAVPEHFLCPISSEIMRDPVVLASGQTYDRRFIQEWLSAGNRTCPQTQQVLSNTIIIPNHLVRSMISQWCTDNGITLPPVENQDEDLVTNNERKTFSKIFERIASSSNLSEQREAIKDLRLLTKCNSSLRAAIGEKPDSISQMISIASNPELENNAEVLEDMVTTILNLSIHESNKKIIGDDPLAIRFLIRTLQSGTMEARSNAAAAIFSLSALDSNKVKIGELGVMRPLVDLLEHGSMIAKKDAASAIFNLCMLHENKSRATKSGVIDVTLKAITDDSLVDESLAILALLSGDHETVEEIGETGGVASMLHVIKEDQCKRNKENAVAVLFAVCMYDRTKLREVAEHEKLNGSLAWLTQNGTSRARRKAAGILDKMKRTLHQPHYSC